Proteins from one Nicotiana tabacum cultivar K326 chromosome 23, ASM71507v2, whole genome shotgun sequence genomic window:
- the LOC107799152 gene encoding benzoate carboxyl methyltransferase-like, whose amino-acid sequence MVLEKSLPMTAGDSECSYANNSILQRTVIVKAKPVLEDTVKNMFKNGDFPKCFTMADLGCSSGPNTLLSISNVIDMVHNLYKEKNKSDEPPEFQVYLNDLPDNDFNSVFKSIPYFLENLKKEKGDKFGNNCYIAGVPGSFYERLFPSNSLNFVHSSYSLHWLSQVPKGLESNKGSIFISKSSPPQVLEAYLKQFEKDFSSFLHFRSQELISGGHMVLVYVGRSSPDPKNYDSCCLMDLLTKSLVHLTAEGKIKEDEIDSFNMPSYTPYEEEIKKIIQMEGSFTLERLEAFESDMAAIENPNGKHFEDSAKLAVKTIRAVTEVMLASHFGTSIIDNLFEIYIKYVTEYLSMGSTIKFFNISLCLQKI is encoded by the exons ATGGTGCTCGAGAAAAGTCTACCAATGACTGCAGGAGATTCAGAATGCAGTTATGCCAATAACTCAATCCTCCAG AGAACAGTGATAGTAAAGGCAAAACCTGTGTTAGAAGACACAGTAAAAAATATGTTCAAGAATGGTGACTTTCCAAAGTGTTTCACAATGGCAGATTTGGGTTGTTCTTCAGGACCAAATACTCTTTTATCCATCAGCAATGTTATTGACATGGTTCATaatttgtacaaagaaaaaaacAAGTCTGATGAGCCACCAGAATTTCAAGTGTATTTGAATGATCTGCCAGATAATGATTTCAATAGTGTGTTCAAATCAATTCCATATTTTCTTGAGAAtttgaaaaaagagaaaggagataAGTTTGGAAATAATTGTTACATAGCAGGAGTTCCTGGTTCTTTTTATGAAAGGCTTTTTCCTAGCAACAGCTTGAACTTTGTTCATTCCTCCTATAGCCTCCATTGGCTTTCTCAG GTTCCAAAAGGGTTGGAGAGCAACAAGGGAAGTATATTTATATCAAAGTCAAGCCCTCCCCAAGTACTAGAAGCGTATTTAAAACAATTTGAGAAGGATTTTTCAAGCTTTCTACACTTTCGTTCTCAAGAACTAATTAGTGGAGGGCATATGGTCCTTGTGTATGTTGGTAGGAGCAGTCCAGATCCAAAAAACTATGATTCTTGTTGTTTGATGGATTTGCTAACAAAGTCACTTGTTCATTTAACAGCCGAG GGCAAAATCAAAGAAGATGaaattgattcatttaacatgCCTTCTTATACACCATACGAAGAAGAGATAAAGAAGATCATACAAATGGAGGGATCATTTACTCTTGAAAGACTTGAAGCCTTTGAGAGTGATATGGCTGCCATTGAGAACCCTAATGGCAAACATTTTGAGGATAGTGCCAAATTAGCAGTTAAGACTATAAGAGCTGTTACTGAGGTTATGTTGGCTTCTCATTTTGGAACCTCCATAATTGATAATCTATTCGAGATTTATATAAAGTATGTCACTGAATATTTATCGATGGGTAGTACGATAAAGTTTTTTAACATCAGTCTATGCTTGCAAAAAATTTGA